The DNA sequence TGCAGGAAAGCATATGTGCAGATGCGGCTTCTTTTGACTTGCCATCTTGGCTTCTTACAGCATGCATTTCTGAAGCGAAAAATTGTATTGACCTTTCCGTACAAAGAAGGGATGAATCAACTGATAAATCAAAAAATCCAGATAACTTTGCGATTCTTAGAGGTAAACCCACTTGATCTACTGATAAGTATTTAGTATTAACCGAAGTTGCTATTTCCAGTCAGTACTATGCCAGTAAACAGTCACTATAGTAGTGATAACTTGTTAAGGACTCAACCTTGTATATCCCATTATATTGGTTTTCCTAGTTGGGTCAACCTGTTTGACAGTGTCCTTTTTCTTACAGTTTAGGACAACATGCTTTTGGTATGTCTTTTGGTCTTGCCATGGATATGTGGTGTTCTTCCACAAAACTATATTTGGCTTTGGTTTTTACCAGTGATTCATATCTTGCAGCGCTTCTTTTGAAGCTTGAGAAGCGAATTTCTGAAGTGCCTATTCAATCCAAGGAATTGGGATACACTAAGCCTGGAGCGTATATCTATGAACTCCTTGCTGATCTAAACATCACACATGATACTGTTCCTATGATCATTAATATAATTGAGGAAGCTACTCTACTTATTGAGGAAGATAACCAGCAGAATGCTAAACGCAATGTCTGCCGGCTGGAAAGCATTAGTGACATCCTGAATACAattttcagagatataagcaaTGCAAAATCCTATCGTGTAAGTTTGCACCTTGATGTGTTAGTTATTATCACTGTGGAAGTTTAGCAGGAGGCTTGTTTCCAGTTTTATTTGCCTTGTTATTTCAGAATAATGAACTACTTGTCTGAATAAAGAACACTGTTCTGCTCATTTTAGGTTCATGTACAGGAAGTTCAAGGAAGTGCAACAGATGGTTTAAAGGGTAACTAAACACTCATTTTCTGATAATTGGAATTTAAATTCATTATTTTATGTAACAGTTTTAGAATATTACATTGAGCATTACTGTTTGTCGTGCGCAGTCCTCTCACAGTAtacatgtgtttttttttttggaatcccATTGTGTATTATAAAAGATAATACTTTTCCAAGtgttttcttctcctcacccccctaaaaaaaatgtaaaaacaaaacataaatgGCTATAATGCATTCTAATGAAGTACTTCGTCTGACAAAGTTCTTCATCATAGCtttaaatataataatatagtcCAAGAAAGGTACCTAACTGCAGCTTCTATTAGGCCAAGCAGCTTAACTTCGCacattattttatatttataacaTGTGATAGTGACAATtgtattctttatttgttattcCAGGTAAGTCATCTAGGACACTCAGCTGGTGGTGCTTTCATCCTGGAATTGCAATGGAGGAATTCTCCAAGTTGGATGTAGGCTCTATTATATTGACATCTGGCACACTATCTCCCTTAGAATCATTTGCACAGGAGCTGAAAATGTAAGTGATTTTTGTGctgtttttctttgatttgtttatgCTTATGGCCGACTCaaattccaaaaatgaaaatgatttcttttgtttctcagAGAGTTTCCTGTGCGGTTGGAAAATCCTCATGTTATTACCCCTAATCAGATATGGGCTGGAGTCGTTCCAGCTGGCCCTTCGGGTTGCTCTTTCAACTCCTCTTATAGAACTCGTGACTCGATTGAGTATAAGCAGGAACTTGGAAATGCTATTGGTAAGTACCGTATTTACTGGTAAAAGTATAGTAAATAATGTTGTAATTGGTATTTAATATGCCACTGATCCGGACACCACCTATTTTGATAAAATGTCAAAGCTAGCAGTCTAACAAATGCTTAATTATTGTTTTCAAACTTATTATTCCAATGAAGTGCTAGTATGAATTTATTGCACTTATAGAATTTTAAGTTTTTCAAACACGACGTCATAGTCGTGCATAGTAGCAGAGCATTTTTCCCTGGTACTGCTGGCTGATGCAACAATTGTTAAATGCAACAATTTTGCATGACCTGTTTCCCAATGATGGCTGCACTTGCCACTGATCTAGACTTCACCTATTTCGATACAATGTCAAAGTGAGCAGTCTAACAAATGCTTAATTATTGTTTCAGAGTTATAATTTGGATGAAGTGCTAGAATGAATTTATTGCACTAATAGAATTTAAAGTTTTTCAAATACGTCATACTGGGCGTCGTTATAGACCATTTTCCCCTGGTACTGCTGGCTGATTCAACAATTGTTAAATGCAACAATTTTTCATGGCCTGCTAGTCTGCTACTTGCCAGTGATGTATATGcacatatatatacaatttagttcagaacttcagattgCATAttatttcctctctctctctctctctcgctctctcagACGCAACCAAACTACCAAAATGGCAAAACCCCATCTTGCTGTAGGCTGAACATTATTGGTTATCATTTGCGAAATGTGTCTGATTCTTTTGACTTTGATTTTTCAGTCAATTTTGCTCGAATTGTACCTGATGGATTGCTTGTATTCTTTCCTTCTTACTACCTTTTGGATCAATGCATTGGGTGCTGGAAGAATATGGTAAGGAATCAATCTTGGGTGAAGAGGTCGAATCAGTTtggtttatttattattattatttttttttagaagagaaattttattaacaGACACAACAAACTACAACAGAGGTGcttccgtctcatgagtatcacACGTTATGTTCTATTTATGCAGAGCCATGCCAATTCAACTACAATATGGGAAAGAATTTCCAAACACAAGAAACCTGTTGTAGAACCTAGACAATCTTCATTATTTCTTTCATCAATTGAGGTGAATGACAAGACATACAAAGAATCAGCCTTTTGTTTTATGATTACATCAAGGTAGTCCTGCCGTCACATGTTCTATCTGATTATTTGCTGGCAGGACTATATGGCTAAGCTGAAGGACACCTCAGCTTCTGGTGCAATATTTTTTGCCGTTTGCCGTGGTAAGGTATGTTCTTATATTCTGAATTATTCACATCTTCGGCTGTGGAAGACTTCTTCATATTTGTTGATTGGAAAGGATTGAAATATATTTCTGTGACATTTGACTTTCATACAATCAGATGTTTAAAAGCCTCCTAGGTTATACTTTATAAGTttctacaaaacaaaacattttatATATGTCTGTCTTGTCATGCCAATATGAGATGTATTTGACAAAATCCTTTGGATATTGATTTGCATTGATGACTCCTTTCTGACTGAATGTTCCGAATTGGGGAAGTGGAGACTGCAGATGCTCTAAAGAACCAAAATAGGCTAATTTCTACAAAATTGGTTTGTTGCACGAGGCATGCTTATTTGTTCatatttttgaaagtatacaGGTACTCATATTGATAACAAAAAAACTGCCTTGGAGTGTGGTATCATTTGGACTCCAGAAGCAATACATCTGTTGTGCTGGATATACTGTATTATGGTATTAGCTTCACTGTAGCATGCATAGTGTTGACATGCATGAGTGACGTTACTGTTAAAGATACATCCAGACATTAGCTGCTCTAGGCTGTCTATGTGGCAAGCATAGATGTTAATGCTGATTACaagatctttgtttcttggtttaaGCTCCCTACCTAAACATTAATGAGTTTTTCAACCTAGTAACACTTTGTCTTACTATATATCTGCTGTAGACTGTCTCTCTGAAATCTAGTGACAtagttgatttgattaatttgtcAGGTAAGTGAAGGATTAGATTTTGCCGATCACGCTGGAAGAGCTGTAATTGTTACTGGTATGCCATTTGCCACGTGGACTGATCCTAAGGTTTATAATTTTTCCCTGTTTCTTCTTCAGATTGCCTTTTAAATGCCTTTATCATCAAATTCATAGCCTTTTTAAGAAGATGGAATTGAGACTGGTAATTTTATTGACACTAAATCATTTTGACCTTTTCtgcttgaatttgaatttgcttGACTTGTAGCATTGATGAAAAATGTTACACCTAATATTAAAAATTAATTCTAGTACCTACGTGCATTCACCTGAACCTAAATCTCATATGTAATGTTGACCGTGTGTTATTATTGATGTTTAGAAATTACAGTAGGTTTGAGACTTCTGCACTAGTGTGTTAAATCAGTGTTGATGTAACTCAAATTACCTCTGGAATGTGATGTTCATGAATCATGAGTACTATTGATGCTTAAACATCAGATACAAGACTCTGTAAAATGTGTTGATTCTTGGTATAGAATTTATCTGACGGTAAAGGGAAGAAAGCTAATTTGCTGTCAGGATGTTTGGTGCTGATAGTTTTCTAGGTCATTTGGATGGAACATAATAGAAGAATACTTGAGGACTATAAGGGCAAAGGGGTGGAAGATGTTTGGAATCCAGTGTGTTTTTGGTCATTTATGGGATTTAGTTTCTGTTAACTTTAGGGATTACTCTCTTTCTTTTATTACATTGAGAGCTGAAGtgatgtttttcttttctttttatttttatttttattgtttcttttagaTTTTGTGTCCTGTAGTCTTTCAGAGAGATCTTGGATTTTGTTTTCGTGTTCAGGTTGTGGATTACTAATCCACCCTTTCTACatgtttattgtttttttaaaaaaaagaagaagaagaagattcttcTCTCCTAAAACTCATATACTGAGCATTTTTCCTTATTTGATTTTTGTATGTGAACCCAGTCATTGTGCACAATTACGTGTTAGTTTATATTAATCTGACAACCaaagattttttatttatttattgttaaGACTCAAGTGTGCTCTATATGCATAAATACCTTAAAGATATACACATGCATATAATTATGATTTGTATGTATCATGTTAATGGTTAATATTTATCTTAATATAATAAGTTGATATagtctctctcattctttattTTGATCTATTGCTGTGGTTTCTTGGTTACTTTTATAGTTCTTGGCATGATGATCTAGAAAATGACATCATGTGCATGCTCTATGAATTTGGTTCTTTGCCATGTGTTGTAGTGTTACTTATGCAGCTTTATTTCCTTGTACATATGATATGGCAACATATAACAGGTTCGTCTGAAACGTGAGTACTTAGATGAACAGGCACATTCTCAACGGCAAGTATGTAAGGTATGTCCCCTATTGCTTGTTCTGATACACCATGTTAAGTGCTTTTCCTCATTGACTTTGCTAATTTTCCTTGTAATGTACCAAAACACTGAAGGTGCAGGTTCTGACTGGCGAAGACTGGTACAATCAACAAGCATCACGCGCGGTGAATCAGGCTGTTGGACGTGTAATCCGGCATCGTCATGATTATGGAGCAATTATTTTTCTTGATGAAAGGTTTTTTCTCCTCCCTCCGCTCCTACCATCCCTACAAAACAGCGAAAATAACCATTAACTTCTACTTTGATAATTCTTTCTTTACTAGGCATAGTTCAAATTTATCTCTATTACTTTACAAGAGTTGACTTATTTTCCAATCtgtagtttcaattttttttaagcaCTTCTTATAGCCGGAGGTAGAATCTTATTACCATTTGAATGTGAAATCTTCTTTTGGTAATCTTCAATCAATATTGTTAGGGTTATTCTGCATAGAGATATAGTGGATCTCgaatgatttttgttttaggttttttgTACTTTTACAGAGATATATAGATGATACATAAGCATGTCTTTGGATGATACTTGATGTTTATGGGCATATCCACATTCtgattactattattattagtctttttttttttttcatttgtaaaTGGATATCAAAAGTGATTTAAACATATGGGCTCCCTAGCTTATATTAAAAACATTTGCTACTCTAAATCTGTATAACTCTTTAGATGCAGTTTCAATTGGTGCACATAATTTATGATATTATACCAATACTAGGCATATACACACCTCTCTCTATATATTTACATCATAGTGTTGACAGGTTTGCACAGCCAAATCGTCAATCTCAAATATCTCTCTGGATACGACCTCATATCAAGGTGCTTTTGGTTTGGAGTAACCTTTTGATCTATTTAAAACGCTTCTGTATTTACATTGTCTTTTTCAGTGTTACTCCAAATTTGGGGATGTGGTTTTTACATTAACCCGTTTCTTCCGGGATGGAGAAGCTCGGGGTCCTACAAAGCTGAATTTATTAACAACTGAAAAACAGGGTAAGATTGGTGCAGTTACTTTTTCAAGCTCTAGGGTTTTAACTGTATACAACATACTAACGTGCTCTTCATTGTCTTGTTTACTTCTATAATGATTGGAATCTTCAACTGCGATTCCCAAGCTTGTCTTATAAGTTGTATCTGCTTTgtgatattttattttctcatcaGTGTATTTGTTGTACTTGACAATTTCTAAAGAAAAGCCAAAAGCTGCTATAATGAGTTATGCCATGGACTTGAATGTATCTGTTAAATATTAGATTTCTTAGATACTAATATTTTGGGCCATGGAGTTGCATAAATCATATCGGGATGAGTATAGAATTTAAGAGAGCAATGCCAATGTTTGAGCTAAACCTTAAATGCATACCTTTTTTCACAATAAAGAATCTTAGCATGCTTTGTGATGTGAGCACCTTTAATCGTGCTGCCAATGATAGTTTCCTTTACGTGTTTTGTATGATCGCCAGGAAAGATATATGAGTCGGAAATTCAGCAACCTTCAgacaaattttattttgataaatttcTCCCTGGGGTAAATCTTTTATCATTACCACAGTGGCCACTCATATATATTATTGTTTATGTAAAAATAATGTCATAAGTGATTTCTTGTGTGGTCTGTTTGTTGGTGATTTGTACTTCCAGAATACACAAGTGGGTCAAGGCTGTCCTGTAAAGTTATCATCTTCCATTACTGAGGCTAGAAGGGAAAAAGTGTTGAGCCTGGTGGGTGAAATTGTCCCTGCTAATCGCTCTTCTGTTACTTGCTGCAAGGATCAGTCTGTGTCATGGAAGTGCTCAAATAACCTAATAGGAAATGAGAAAAAGCTTCTTTCCCTTAAGAGGGAGGGTATGCAGTATCAAGATAGAAAAGTAATTAATCTTACTGATGAATCAATATTAAATGAAAAGCAGAGTGAAGAACTGATGACGCCTTGTTCTGCGAAGAAGAGTAAAGTTAGCGCAGAACATGATGCAGCACAACATATTAAAAATTCTATTGAGCATTCATCTCTTACAAAAGATTTTGAATCGCATGGCCTTCTTTCCACTATAAGTTCAATGAGAAGTGAAAGCTCACATAGATCTAGGTCATCTGATAGAGAAACTACTCAAAATGCTCAAGCTGGTTCAAAGCTGCTGCATAaagacaatagtgtaacatcgAGTCCTGTGCCTTCTGGTGATGAGGAAACGAGAGGTTCTCAATTTCTTGTTCAGGTGAGGATTCTGATGATATTTTCTCATTGCTGGTTACAAGATGTTAATATTTGGTTTTATTCTAATGAGTTTTACATAGTATGAAGCTGGATAGGGGATGTCACCTGATGCATATAAAATCTGCACTATATTTGCCGAAATAAGCTTCAGCTGACATGCTTATTGCTTTAAAAAAGTTCTGTTACATTTACAGGTTGGCTTGCCTTCCAAGGATCGTGATGCTTAATTCTATCATTGTTGCATTCTTCAGGAATAGTTTTTAGATTAGTCT is a window from the Rosa chinensis cultivar Old Blush chromosome 2, RchiOBHm-V2, whole genome shotgun sequence genome containing:
- the LOC112185453 gene encoding regulator of telomere elongation helicase 1 homolog, which produces MPTYNIRGIDVDFPFEAYDCQLVYMEKVIQSLQQRSNALLESPTGTGKTLCLLCATLAWRKSLGVFSTGPNVKMSQINGDKSGASLSQSQSQTKDHPTIIYASRTHSQIRQVIQELKRSSYRPKMVVLGSREQLCIHDEVSSLHGKAQTNACHFLCRKRTKRYCKHYSRTADYLKNNSHLGDEPIDIEDLVNTGRKSGPCPYYLSRDLHKVVDILFVPYNYLIDRGFRKSLQINWKNSILIFDEAHNLESICADAASFDLPSWLLTACISEAKNCIDLSVQRRDESTDKSKNPDNFAILRALLLKLEKRISEVPIQSKELGYTKPGAYIYELLADLNITHDTVPMIINIIEEATLLIEEDNQQNAKRNVCRLESISDILNTIFRDISNAKSYRVHVQEVQGSATDGLKGKSSRTLSWWCFHPGIAMEEFSKLDVGSIILTSGTLSPLESFAQELKIEFPVRLENPHVITPNQIWAGVVPAGPSGCSFNSSYRTRDSIEYKQELGNAIVNFARIVPDGLLVFFPSYYLLDQCIGCWKNMSHANSTTIWERISKHKKPVVEPRQSSLFLSSIEDYMAKLKDTSASGAIFFAVCRGKVSEGLDFADHAGRAVIVTGMPFATWTDPKVRLKREYLDEQAHSQRQVCKVQVLTGEDWYNQQASRAVNQAVGRVIRHRHDYGAIIFLDERFAQPNRQSQISLWIRPHIKCYSKFGDVVFTLTRFFRDGEARGPTKLNLLTTEKQGKIYESEIQQPSDKFYFDKFLPGNTQVGQGCPVKLSSSITEARREKVLSLVGEIVPANRSSVTCCKDQSVSWKCSNNLIGNEKKLLSLKREGMQYQDRKVINLTDESILNEKQSEELMTPCSAKKSKVSAEHDAAQHIKNSIEHSSLTKDFESHGLLSTISSMRSESSHRSRSSDRETTQNAQAGSKLLHKDNSVTSSPVPSGDEETRGSQFLVQVKEKLSALEYKEFVNLMKALKSKAMNISEVLQSIARLFSGPERLPLLKRFKYFIPAKYHSLYEHYFQTNGSSQSEMHNKKAGFS